One stretch of Nomascus leucogenys isolate Asia chromosome 9, Asia_NLE_v1, whole genome shotgun sequence DNA includes these proteins:
- the PTF1A gene encoding pancreas transcription factor 1 subunit alpha produces the protein MDAVLLEHFPGGLDAFPSPYFDEDDFFTDQSSRDPLEDGDQLLADEQAEVEFLSHQLHEYCYRDGACLLLQPAPPAAPLALAPPSSGGPSEPDGGGGGGYCCETGAPPGGFPYSPGSPPSCLAYPCAGAAVLSSGARLRGLSGAAAAAARRRRRVRSEAELQQLRQAANVRERRRMQSINDAFEGLRSHIPTLPYEKRLSKVDTLRLAIGYINFLSELVQADLPLRGGGAGGCGGPGGGGRLGGDSPGSQAQKVIICHRGTRSPSPSDPDYGLPPLAGHSLSWTDEKQLKEQNIIRTAKVWTPEDPRKLNSKSSFNNIENEPPFEFVS, from the exons ATGGACGCGGTGCTGTTGGAGCACTTCCCCGGGGGCCTAGACGCCTTTCCTTCTCCGTACTTCGACGAGGACGACTTCTTCACCGACCAGTCTTCACGGGACCCCCTGGAGGACGGCGATCAGCTGCTGGCGGACGAGCAGGCCGAGGTGGAGTTCCTTAGCCACCAGCTCCACGAGTACTGCTACCGCGACGGGGCGTGCCTGCTGCTGCAGCCCGCGCCCCCGGCCGCCCCGCTAGCGCTCGCCCCGCCGTCCTCGGGGGGCCCCAGTGAGCcagacggcggcggcggcggcggctacTGCTGCGAGACGGGGGCGCCCCCAGGCGGCTTCCCCTACTCGCCCGGCTCGCCGCCCTCGTGCCTGGCCTACCCGTGCGCCGGGGCGGCAGTACTGTCTTCCGGAGCGCGGCTGCGCGGCCTGAGCGGAGCGGCGGCCGCGGCGGCGCGGCGGCGTCGGCGGGTGCGCTCCGAGGCGGAGCTGCAGCAGCTGCGGCAGGCGGCCAACGTGCGCGAACGGCGGCGCATGCAGTCCATCAACGACGCCTTCGAAGGGCTGCGCTCGCACATCCCCACGCTGCCCTACGAGAAGCGCCTCTCCAAGGTGGACACGCTGCGCCTGGCCATCGGCTACATCAACTTCCTCAGCGAGCTCGTGCAGGCCGACCTGCCCTTGCGCGGCGGTGGCGCGGGCGGCTGCGGGGGGCCGGGCGGCGGCGGGCGTCTGGGCGGGGACAGCCCGGGCAGCCAGGCCCAGAAGGTCATCATCTGCCATCGGGGCACCC GGTCCCCATCCCCCAGCGACCCTGATTATGGCCTCCCTCCCCTAGCAGGACACTCTCTGTCATGGACTGATGAAAAACAACTCAAGGAACAAAATATTATCCGAACAGCCAAAGTCTGGACCCCAGAGGACCCCAGAAAACTCAACAGCAAATCTTCCTTCAACAACATAGAAAACGAACCACCATTTGAGTTTGTGTCCTGA